Part of the Anabrus simplex isolate iqAnaSimp1 chromosome 4, ASM4041472v1, whole genome shotgun sequence genome is shown below.
atacgtaggtgtgacgtcacaacgagggagcagcaacagtgccggagaacaggccagtcagtgaacagctgggcgagcaagcagatggacggtagaatgcgacagaaggcagaaggtaagatgtagtagagcggtcgtaacaagttaggtaccatcccggcatttgcctggagaagtaggaaactacggaaaaccacttcgaggatgactgaggtgggaatcgactccCCCCACTCTACtcaggattattgttgtcaagatagacaccgaaCCAAGGCCCACCTCAATAGTGCAGGTATATAGGCctattagttcagcggatgatgaagaaatcgaaagaatatatgaagagatagaagattaaatacaatatgtaaaaggtggcgagaatctaattgtgatgggagactggaatgcagtggtaggccaaggatgagaaggtaatacagtaggagaattcggagtGGAACAAAGGAATAAAGGGGAAgttggctagttgaattctgcaccgatcatactttagtccttgctaatacttggttcaaaagcCGCAAATGcctgtggacgagacctggagacactggaatgtatcaaatagacttcattataattaggcacagattcagaaggcaggtgttggattacaaaactttcctaaggagcaggcgtggactctgaccacaacttgttggtcacggAATGCCATCTGAagtggaagaaattgaagaaagggtagaatgcaaggagatgggatcaacacaagttgaaagaaaagaccccgaaggattgtttcaaggaacatgttgcacaaggattaaatggaaaggcttaaggaaacacaatagaggaagaatggacagtgatgaagaatgaggtcagtaggactGTTGAAATAAATATCAGGAAGAAAGGAAAGgccaactaagaatcaatggataattcaggagatactagacctgattgatgaaggactaaaatacaagaatgcaaaaaatgaggaggacagaaaagaatacaggcgattaaaaagtGAAGTAGACATTAAGTGCAGGACAGGTAAATAAGGatagctgaaggagaagtacaaggaggttgaaggttgtatggtcctaggaaaagtagatgctgcaagcaggaaaatcaaggagaccttcggagaaaggaaaactaggtgtacgagctcagatggaaaaccacttctggggaaAGGAGACAAGACAGAATGGTAGCAGGAACATATCCTAAAGTTGTATAAAGATAAAGAAGTAGAtggtatggttctggaacaagaagaggctgctgatgctgatgaaacggcagacccaattttgaggtcagaattcgacagagattcgagagacctaagtaggaacaaggcacctggaattgatgatattccctctgaattgccGACTGCCATAAGAGAAGCCAGcatagcaaggttattccatttagagtGTAAGATGCATGGTATAGGTGGGGTGCcctccgattttcggcagaatgttgttatacctattcccaagaaaacttGTGTTGACAAGacagtgtgaaaactaccacaccgttagtttagtatctcacgcctgcaaaattttaacatatattatttacagaagaatggaaatacaatttgaaactgagttggaaaaAGATCAATTTgatttcaaaagaaatgtaggaacaggtGAAGAAAATCTGACTTTATGTATGATCTTATAGGATCGAATTAAGTAGGTCaaacccacatacatggcgtttgtagatctagaaaaggcattcgataatattgattggaccaagctctttgagattctgaaggtgttcgggatcagataccgagaacaaagaagtatctacaatctatatcaaaatcagtgtgcagtgataagaatcggggtctttgaaaaagaagcaacactccagaaagaagtgaggcaaggctacagtccCCCCTTCCCCTTCCAATGTTTATTTGAAACAGgcggtaagggaaatcaaagagtaatgtggaaaataattttttttgctacttgctttacgtcgcgccgacataggtaggtctcatggcgacgatgggacaagaaaggcctaggaataggaaggaagcggccgtggccttaattaaggtacagccccagtatttgcctggtgtgaaaatgggaaaccacggaaaaccatcttcagggctgccgacagtggggttcgaaaccactatttcccggatgggagcttacagctgcgcgctcctaaccgcacggccaactcgcccggtgggaaaagaaccacaatacaaggagaggaaaaccccttgagatttggcgatgatattgttattttatctgagtcttcagaagatctggagaaattgctgaatgttatggacagagtctttgggaaggagtaaaagatgaaaataaataaatccaaaacaaaagtactcgagggcagtcaaacgaagtcaggtgatgcaggttatattaaattaataaatgaagtcttaaaggaagtaaatcttttacttgggtagtaaaatgaatatccgcctctgtggtgtagtggttagtgtgattagctgccacccccggaagtctgggttcgattcccggctctgccacgaaatttgaaaagtggaacgagggctggaacggggttcactcagcttccggaggtcaactgagtagaggtggggtcgattcccacctcacccatcctggaagtggttttccgtggtttcccacttctcctccaggcaaatgccaggatggtatctaacttaaggtcacggccgcttccttccctcttccttgtctatcccttccaatcttcccattcccccgcaaggcccctgttcagcatagcaggtaaggccgcctgggcgaggtactggtaatcctctccagttgtatccccccgacccagagtctgaagctccaggacactgcccgtgaggcggtagaggtgggatccctgtctgagtccgcgggaaaaaccgaccctggagggtaatcagattaagaagaagaagaagaagtaaaatgaaTAATGTtgacagaagtaaggacataaaatgcagaccagcacaagcaaggaagacctttcttaagtaAACATTTCTaacactttgaacattgatataggaattagaaaaaatgtttctgaagacgttcatctggagcgtggcattgtatggaagtgaaacatggacgataactagctcataaaggaaCAGAATACTAGCTTTTGAAAATTAGTATTaagaagattgctgaaggtgagatagattgatagaatcatgaatgaagacATGCTGagtcggattggtgagaggaggtgcattcggctaaatttgacgagaagaagagatagaatagtaggacacatcttaagacacccaaaacttgttcagttagtttttgagggaagtgtaagcggtaagaacggtagggggagaccaaggtatgaatatgacaagcagattagagcagatgtaggatgcagtagttacgtagaaatgaaaagattagtacaGGGTAGAATgccatagagagctgcatcaaaccagtctatcaaCACAGCAAAAATAATTAATACAGTAGCTTTGTTCAAGGCCACCAAAATTGGCCCGTCAACATAAGGCTAAATCCTCTATTGTCTAAAAGTACTCTCGATATCTCAAGGACTGAAACGTACAAACTAgaagtgtgacaaacggttattatTTGTAACTGTTACATCGGTCACTGCTACaagaaagtaactgtgaaaagtaacagttaaaatgaCGTTCAACGTTACTCACcctttattggtcacagcctggtcacggcttcaagcttgtctccttacagctgtgttgcgaagtcccattcattcactcgcacatgcgcgcacgcatcactacacggTTGAAAGtctgtgcagcaaaacacgcattcctacttactataaagttaacgagaggcagacaacgaatgaaatgagaagaccacatagcgtcttttctgaaatctaaagGAGTGAGTTTGATAataccccgatcaaggatagaagacaagaaacatggtgatctgtctgccaaacctcgacacaaaccggtacaaaaGGATCGATTAAATAAAATGAAGTAACGTTATGTTTTCTATAATATGATATAGGGAAAAGTTAGAATAcgaatttatttatggtacaagaaaacttatatgggtgaaacttataataatattataacgtAGGTAGCCCTGCACGATGTCTGAGTcgacgattacccctgagcagttgaatatgtcataacagtttacactgtAGTTACCAGATGACGGCAGCAACTTAAAAAGGTACACTAGAGTGCGAAAGCGCCCTCAGTTGGAAGACTaactgaactctgaaggtcacattctgtgtttGTAAGCTGCTACttgtgacagttcccacttcccagttactgttttcactagtacgttattctgttgtcgttacttggTAACCAGTtgttttttgtcctcgttacatttgtaacagtgacatacatgtaactgtgacaaaataactgctacgttatttttcagccatctctagtacAAACGAACAGAGCCCACAAGGCATACTTTCACACCATTAATCTTAGTATCACACGGACTGGATACTTAGGGAATTGTGTTACTAGCATTGCTTATACCAGagttaattttattaattcaattAAATTAACAAAGGTGTTCTAACTACCGCATTAGAGGTGGGTCTCGGCTTACTGTCTGAACTAAGAGTCTGAAAACATAGAGAACTTGGTGCCTTTTCTAGTTGAGGACTTGAATGATATGCTTACTAACAGGTAAGCCAAGGGACATCTGACCTCTTGATCTAGATTTTATTCACCGGAATTTATAGTTTCTTTCCGTTCCTCCATATATCACCTTCCAAGTACTGACCATACCCAACGATACTTAACCTGAGGAACTTAGGAACTTCACGGGTTGTTTGTCTCAACTCGGCTACACTGTCGTCTTAACAGGAAAAAAGTAGGTCATTTAAGCGTAGTTTGGTTAAGGCTTGTTGAAACTAATATTGTAGTGATTTCTTGTGTTTGTTACAGGTGACAACCATGAAAGCGCTCGTCTACGGCCTAGTTTTCAGCGTACTGGTAGGGGTGCAAGCTAAAAACAGTACTTCGGACATAACACCGAATATAAGTAAGTTTTAATTTTGGTTATAATTAGATCTATTACTTCATTAACCATGCACACTTACACTGGCGTCTGCCACATTTCCAACTCACAACAGATGAAAGTTTCTTAGGGCTATCGCATGACGTTACACGTAAATACAAATTATACCATTAACTTACCCACATGCTTCTTAAAAGCTCAGTTGGTATTATTTCTTAACCAACTACACAATCACTAGACACGAAAACTGTGTTGTGTGTTGAGTTTACTGAGTAATTTTGTGTTGCAATACTAATAAGTTCACTAGTAAAATATCACTCTAAAAAGCCGGATTGTCCAGTGCAATGATTTTGAAATATCAGCTGTTCCAATCAAAACAAAGATAAACATTTTTTTTCGAATCAACAATCTGCCACCAGGATGacagctttaaatgcagatcagaggttaCTGATGACTGAAGAACACCAAAACATTTTCGAATGATAAATCATTGGTGCAACATTTATAATTTTTAAGGCACCCCAGTGTGTAGTTTGTGTACCAAACAATACATTTCAATATGTAGTGTTAATGTATAAATCAAGCCTGGAGATAGTTATAGTTAAATGCGAAGAGACTTCCTGTTTCCACTTCAACTGGAAGGGGTTTCTCGAGAAAAATGCGGTGATAGTTTTAGAACATAGACAGTAAGATAAAACAGCTGATGCAAGCCGAGGGGTGGAATATGAAGAGCGAAGACATCAAGGAGGTTCAGGAAAACACAATGAACGATTAGGCCATGTTTAGTCAATTGACTGCTTTAcacaaagaaaggaaaggaaaggaaaggaaaggaaaggaaaggaaaggaaaggaaaggaaaggaaaggaaaggaaaggaaaggaaaggaaaagaggCTAGTAATTGACGATGGAATACCTTCCTAGAGTGAAAAAACTCAGACAATGAGGAAAAAGAGGATTCAGCGGGTTTTTGGATAAGTAACATAATACTGTaataatccacctctgtggtgtggtggttagtgtgtttagctgccacccctggaggcgagatactggtccgcctccccagttgtatatccccgactcaaagtctcacgctccaggacactgcccttgaggcggtagaagtgggatccctcggtgagtccgaggtaaaaaccaaccctggaggataaacggattaattaaaaaagaaagaaagaaagaaaacgaacgaacattttttttttgctattggctttacgtcgcaccgacacagatatgtcttatggcgacgatgggacaggaaagggctaggagtgggaaggtagcgaccgtggcctttattaaggtacagtcccagcatttgcctggtgtgaaaatgggaaaccacggaaaaccatcttcaggactgccgacagtggggttcgaacccactatcttccaaatactggatactggccgcacttaagcgactgcagctatcgagctcggtagcgaacgaacgaacgaaagaacataatgccgtaataataataataataataataataataataatcaccatcgtATGGCCTCCGTTGTTATGTTGCAGGCATTTTTACATGAtaacatttaggctgcctgcgagtCAATTTCTACGCTCTGTTTTGCTCCACCAGATGGGAGAGGAACGAATCATTTTGGGCGATTTATGACCGAATTTTATTAATGTTGTTACGTTACCGGAGGTCTTTTACATGCTGAAATCGCATGACATGACAAGTAAGACGTCACAGTTTTCAGTTCTGGAGGTCGGCGATCTGTCTGTGATACTCAGAGGGACTACAATAAGTGAGATGAACTTGACTGTAAGTCAACAGCACCTGATTTGAAATAGAGGAGAGAACAGAAAATGCcatgaaatggcaggatttgatgACATTTTGATATTGGATTGACGGCTGCGACAGGGTTCTCTCAACCTTGTGAGATCCATCTGAGGAGTTGACATATATAGGAGGTAGTACACCTGGTCAAAAGAGCCAAATACTATGAGTGGGGAAGTCGTTACACTGACCTGTGACTCCAATATCTTCCGTCCATTTGGCTGGCAGCCGTCATTTCGGCATATCTAAGCCCATAAAGCCAGTTTTATGTTTAATTTTATTCGAATAAACAAGGAAATACCATGACGTTAATGGGCtttgcctgccaagtgaccgcttctcagcccaaagtcctaaagattaggaaatgaagcgtgGTCAGCGGGACGAAATCTCTAcgtggttattcttggcttttcagaCCAGGACCACCATCCTACCGTCGTACACCTGCACAGATGTTTCTCACGTAGGCTAATTGGacctgaactggccaggaatcaaagCTGGGGCTCCCAATAAGAAATTTTATAAATTTACAGATAAAGACAGTTATGTGTGTGTTGCTTTACTGAGAAAGTACGATGAATATGatgatattttttgtttgttttaagatagatgttaagaaagtgaaattaattttatttaccgTACCTTATGTCACTATATTTCTTGGAATGTAAAGAAAACGGTATTTAATCTGATGATCTCCTATAGTAATACCCTATATTTATTACGTCTGTGTTTCCGTTCGAAGCTGTTACAGAGGAACAGCTTGAGCGTCAAAGAGCCACACCATGTGCGTGTGCTGAAGGACAGTGTGGCTGTTGTACAGGGATGCTGCTCCAGCAATTCAACATCAACCTCCGTCAGAAAGGTACAGTGAAAGTTCATGttaagtagtatttatttatttatttatttatttaatttatttatttatttatttatttatttatttatttatttatttatttatttataaagtggcgCAATGAAGAATAACGAAAAGTATGCAACTGCATATGCAATATTCGTATGTGATCACACTTTCACTACACGATAATGAACGTTGCAGTAGGTCTATACCTTTGTTAGAGCTCGTGATCGTAATATTGTATCGAACCTATCTCACTTCTAAGTTCCCAAATTCTCAGTTCTCGAgctttaaatatattttatattcttttctttacCTCAGATATCGTCCGGCTCCCTGGATAAATGGTTAGTATGTTGGCCTTTGaccaagggtcccgggttcggttcccgatcgggtgggaaattttaactttcattagttaatttctatggctcTGGGGTttggtgtatgtgacgtcttcagcattatgTTTTTCGTCTTAGGTAGGGCCCactctcacagacacgcaggtcagctatacggcgtcaactcgaagacctccacaaggcctctccggaggccacacgccattatcattattattacctcAAATATTGTCCTATTTATAAAGCTTCATTTAACATCATATTCACCACTAGGAGCCAATAGCTATAAAGTTAAGTCAGTTGAGAGAACAACTAAAACCATTCGAAGAAGATCGTAAATTATAAGAAGTCTGACATCCGCTCTGGGTCTTGTTTCAGGTTGTGTGAACATTACATACGATCCTGACGAGTTTGCTTTTAAAATGGACCTGAGTATCAACAACCGAGTACTATACACAAATACATATTCAGGTAAGGTATATTTTGTGTTTAAAGAGAATTCCTCCATCTTCTATACCATTATAAGACAGTTTTATTTGTGTAAGGCATTGATTGAAATATCTTCATTGATTAATATCTTTGTTTTgattacaaacaaattaaaataaagaaagacgCCAAATAATCCGCATGTGATAGATTCCATATCATTAACTTACtcgaataatattaaaataataataataataataataataataataataataataataataataataataataataataataataataataataataataataataataatatatccttcGAATGCGCTTTTTCACTTATTTTTTGTATCTATCAGTGGCAGCTGGTGGTATCTGAACCTGGGTGTTGCACCGACATTTTCAGTGTCACGTTTTCATAGCttatagaaataacaagaaactctattactaaaactgtaatatatatatatatatatggcaattacaacccaggaaataagaggctaattatacactgtaactacagttattactcttaataataacgttattgactttacgtcccactaacgactgtttacggttttcggagacaccgagatgtcggagttcttttacatgctattaaatctactgacacgaagctgacgtatttgagcaccttcaaataccaccgaaatgatccaggatcgaatctgacacgttgggatcagaaggccagcacctcacccgtctgagccactcagcctggcacagttacttttgcctcacttcaAATTGATTATTTGCtatcctgtttttcattgaagcaagatgttggtaatattgtgggtggcctggtatggcgtggaaaagaaattacccagcaagttggctgcgcggttagggtcgtgtagctgtgagcttgcattcggaggatagtgggttcgaacaccactgtcggaagccctgaagatggttttccgcggtttcccattttcacaccaaacaaatgctgtggttgtgccttaattaaagctacggtcgcttccttccaacttctagccctttcctatcccatcgtcgccataaaacctatctgcgtcggtgcaacgtaaatgaaatttgtaaattaagaatgtaggaatgaagtaatctccgcagaatggcgcaatctaacggggacatttggaactgtttcttcataggggacttgctagtctcgtgcaactccctgagacagATACTGCGAGCATGCTGCCTgctgctatgcaggcttaggctcgtccctgctgaggtactgtgtagagatgagaagaatgcaaaaatgaggaatgtggcctgcaagcacgaacttcctgttctgcccagacagatcggctcttatcttctcttatctgctacacgaaaacattgactcacacttagcggtttgctggattacaactgacaagagcgaagagctgccagtagaagacaatataaagtcgcctgtgtagtagcggagttgctatggtaaccattgcgtcactggctgtgctggtgaaaatcccttcaccccgtgcctcaccgagcatgtgcattcttctgatctcccaacaatacactgcgccgcgctgtccgctagggagttgccgtgggaaagcaaaccccctgtgtttgattcgaagccagcagcgtatGTTGGttcgttacgaagcattagtacagcgaatgGCCGAGATGAGATGTTAaaataaaacattagaagaaaagacgacaaatgaagtgcaaaattattagGAGTTGTGCGACTcggcaacaataccacgcacccaCTGCCCCTGGTATCTACCTCCATGGAGTAACAGTCGATAATAATAACTGCCGTTCTTGGGGGTCTAGGTTCACTTCTCAGTTCACTCAGAGATTATTTGATTCTAAAGAGGCTTTCAgaatatttgtgtatattttcaaaATCATGAGGTGCAAGAAAACTAGTCAAATAAAATAGCCAATACCATATTTAACCTACAGTTGGCAAAACGCTTCTCCAAATTGTGCTCTCTTATCCATTTCCCTACGTGCACCGCTGTCacctttttttaaaaaactgaGTGCTAGTGACGAATACACCGGTTTTTATTCTGAAAGATAGAGTGTTACAAATATCGAGTTAGTTTTCTCCACTACTCAGTGAGGTCACTTTTCTacccaaaatataatttcttataGAACTGTTTCTGTGCTGATTATTCCTTTATCCATTCGGAGGCCGCCACTCAATAGGAGGAGCGCTCAACTTGAACAACTCTGCTCTAGCGTTTGCAGAGTGATCTGAGTTAATAAACTTTTCATTATAATCCACGTCCTAAAACTTTCCACTTTCATGTTACCAGGGAAGTAAAATTGAGTACATGTGTCTTCTGATTCAATAGCAGTCAAGAGCGTTATTCTCAGATTGATTAGGATAAATGAGATGGTACCAGGTGGTTTGTATTGTAAACAAACTGAAGCGACAAGAGACAATATACCGGGTGTTCACAATTAAACTGGCAGTGTTCAGCGCATCACAGCACAGGGTGTAACGATCGTAGCAGTCTGAAATTTAGAAGATATTCTAACTGAACAATGCCCTCgcgaattcttcttcttattctaccgctttcccggggtgcgaactgtgcctcacatgtggatttgaccctgttttacgacaggatgcccttcctgacgccaatcctatatggagggaagtaatcactgttacgtgttactgtggtggttggtagtatgctgtgttgtgtgaatatgaagaggaaagtgctggggcaaacacaaacacccagtcccggagccagaagaattgatcaaatgcgattaaaatccccgacccgggcgggaatcaaactcgggacactttgaaccgaacgcctcaacgctgaccattcggccgagAAGTCGGACTAATCCGCTAAGGAATTGTGCCACAAAAATATTAGTTCCAAGTTTTTCTCCATGTAAAAATACGGCGCTGTAAGCAATCCAGTCAGAACGTGCAATATTCCGTACCTCTGACATCACATCTAAGGTGAAAAATATTAATTCCTTTTTGCTGCGAGAAACCTTCAATAACGACCGCATCATCTTTTCGTGTCTATCAGGGATATACTGTATCTGTTCTCTGCCAGATCTAAAAGCTACCATACAACGACATGTCGCTTTGATTTCAACCGATATGCTCCGGGCAACTGTCGACTATGccgtgttacggatgcagcatgttACTGAATTAGGAGGCCATATTGAACATTTATTGTAGCCATAAATCCAAATACACGTGCCAGAAGAGCCATTATCATGTTTGAACTTTTCTGCCTTTCTTTTGCGACCCTACCACTGCTTACAGCGCCATAATTAATGCCTGGTGGCAGGACTTGGAACTAATAAATTTCGTTccataattcgcgagcgcattccttagttagcatatctacgaaatttctcCTATGATCATCATAGCCCGTGCTCTGCCGCGCTGAAGACTGTAGTTTAATTGTGGAAACTCGGTATGACGTGTATTGTGTTACATCTGAATGAAAATACACTTATATAATGCTCATTTGATAAGGATTACGGGAAGAAATCTGGACTACTTTTAATAAAATGGTAAATGATTATCTATATTGTACTGTACTTatgaaaactgaaaataaatgtgCAAATTTATCATCAGAACAAATCAAAAAAGTGTTTAAACTAAACGAATCTTTCAGCGGTTTGATAGACACTATGGGTTTTGCAGCAGTGCCTGTAACGGTACATGCAAAGTTTACATTCTGTCCTAAGATACATTTCCCACGAGTTCATGATCTCATCTTTCACTACTTATACTGGCTCAAATTTTTCATGCTCGTACCTCCATGACACGCATAGATAATGAAACAGACGCGCAATGAAAGTAAACCTCTTCATTACtgttaagaactgaaatgaaaagcGTCCTTTGGACACCGCTGTGTCACGGTCAGTGCGGTCTCTGGTCATACTCAAAATGGCTATGTGATAATTGGCGTCTTAACAAGGATTATTGCCTCCCGTCGCGTCGCATGGATAACAACTTCACACCGCCTTCTCATGCCTCTCACAAGGTGCCACACGTTAAGTTGAGGAAGACCTCCCCTTTCTTTAAAAGAGTGTCTTCAAGGGCTTGTGTTCGGAGTGGTGGATTTCTTGCTCGGATGCCTTGCTCCAGTTGGTCCCAGAATTTTTTGATCGGATTCAAATCGGGACTTCCGGATGGTCACTCCATTCGTTGCACTCGAAGCTCTAGCAGGAACCTCCGAATGATGTTGGCATCATGCGTTCTGTAGTTGTCTCTCTTGAAGAAACACATGTGGCACTAAAACCTTGTCAATGTACCATCAAGGTTAaccttgaagatggaattccgTGGTTTACATCTTTAAATCAGGCAAAGCCTGGGGGATTTACCGCAATTAAGTACTGGCCCTCTTCTTTCCCATCGTCCCCAGAAGGTCTCTCCAACGTTAAAGAGGTAACAAAAGAAATGACATTAAATTGTAGAGATAATTCTAATTCTTAAAACGTGCCTTTACTTATCCTACATGAGAATGTTTAATAATACTTCTTAATCATCATTGTTTGTCTTGATGTTCGTCCTTGCTCCAGGTATACCAGTACATACCATCTCTTCTTGAAGATCGAAAACTTTCTACTCAGTCACAAGTAAATGGTATTATCTCACTCATTTTGAAGCAGATTCTTAACCGTTGTATCATATTTTAAATCTTCTTTAACTC
Proteins encoded:
- the LOC136872273 gene encoding uncharacterized protein → MVLEQEEAADADETADPILRSEFDRDSRDLSRNKAPGIDDIPSELPTAIREASIARLFHLECKMHGIGGVPSDFRQNVVIPIPKKTCVDKTVTTMKALVYGLVFSVLVGVQAKNSTSDITPNITVTEEQLERQRATPCACAEGQCGCCTGMLLQQFNINLRQKGCVNITYDPDEFAFKMDLSINNRVLYTNTYSGKNPRPVCVPLPRVPSVRFCVQLYNVYFIGRNAHACVGTRVRWNDYSLYEATLNCIRIGADGVAIVTPEDGGGLPQIGSETSEEGNDEDYDDDDEDEDYKR